The genomic region GGAAGGGGGGGTCAGGTAGGGTCCCTAGCCAGGCCAGGGGGTCCCCAGCGTGGTGACCCACCTCGTTGATGATGCTGTCAAACTCTTTCTCCATCTCGGTCTtcacctcctccttcagctggGCCATCTGCTCCCGGGGCAGCAGAACGGCCTCCAGCTCCTTCTCGAAGCCACCCAGAAGGTCCCCgtcttcctcttcatcctcctcttcctcttccagtcGTTCCCTCTCACCCGCTGGGGGCTCCTCAGAGACAGGGGGGTCTGGGGGAGCCTTTACCACTgtcgctgcctcctcctcctcctcactcacCTTCTCCTTGGCCTGGAAGCAGAGGGAAGGTTCTCAGGAATGTCCCTTGGCGCTGATGGGAAAACAGAGGCATGGAGAAGCAGCCCGAGGGGCCCGTCCCCACCACAGGTCACCCACCTTCTTGGTGCTCTCCTTCAGCTCTTCGATGAACTGGAGCAGGTCCCCGGGGCTCCTGATCACTTTGAAATGGATTTTCTTCCTCGTATCTACAAGGCGACCACCAAAACAGACAGGTGGGAAGGATGGGGACGGCAAAGGCCCACGGCACACGCAGGGGGACACAGAGTGGCCACCGCTGGCCACTCCCCTGGGGACTCACCAGCTGTCTGGCCGCCGGTTGCCTTTGGGGATGGGTCCTCTGCCTGTGGGAAGGAGACGGGGTGATGGAGCAGGAGCCCGAAACTGCTCCTCTAACACGACACCCATCCGGCCCTGCTCGTCCTTGCCAGTGGGCACGATGACGTCCCTGAGGGCGCTGGAGACTCACCCTGGTGCTGTCCTGCTGGCCGCCCGCCTTTTCGGTCACCTCACGCACGCGCTCCCAAAAAGCCGCCTCCTTGGCTGGGTCTGGCTCGTCCCCCGGCACGGCTGGCACGGAAGGAGAGGACGGGCACGGCTGGCACCGGGCAGCTCCAAGCACGCCGCCCCAGCCGGCAAACGCCTGCAGCGGTTCTCCGAGCCGCGCTTCACCGCGGCGGCAAGCAGGGGACACGTGCTGTACCGTCACCGTGGGCCGCCGGTACGCCCTCGGGGGACTGCGCGGGGGTCTCAGTGTCCCTCTCGCTCCACAGCCTCGTGTCCAACGTCTTGAGCTCCTCTGAGATCTCCTCCACCTTCCGCTTGGTGTCAGCTGAAGGGACGGAGGGACAGAGGGGACCCGCGTCACCCCCGTGCCGGGGTCCCACCGCCCACCTGGTGGGAGGAGTGTCTCCCTGATACTCACAGACTTGGGCGCGGACGTACTCGACGTACTGCGCCGGGCTGAGCGCCGGCTGGCAGAGGATGGGCTGCGGTGCGGCACCGGCTGGCGGGCGCAGGAAGGGGTGGTGGCAGATGCGGGTGGTGTGGACGGTCAGGACGTAGGAGCAGGACTGGGGCTCGTCCACCCGGGCGATGTAGTCACCGGCTCCCTCCTCGCACAGGAACTGGGGTGAGAACCGTCAGCCGCCGCCAGTGCCGCGGGGACAGGAGCGTCACCACGCCTGCGTCAACCCCCCCTGTGGTCTTACCCGGACTTCAGCCTCTCTGGCTCGGCCGGTGAGGTCGCACCGGGAGCCATTGACGTAACTCTGGCTGTGGTATCGCTTCAGCCGGTGCTGCTTGGAGGCCTGGGGGGACGGAGGGGAAGagcgggatggggacggggacccctGGGGATTCCCTGCTGTCTCGTAAGAGGGTTGGGCGAGGGGACGGTggtgtccctggggtggggggagcccacACCTTGGCCGTCTCGTCGTCCCAGTCGAACGCCGACTGGTAGTAGCCGAGGAAGAGAATGTCTCCTTTGATCTCCGACTCTGTGGCAAGAGACAAGAGTTGAGCAGGGGGAGGGACAACATCGGGGACGGTCTGCCCCTTCCCCCCCGCTGGCTCTCCCGCGCCACCATTCCCGCCCACGCCGTCACCTTCCATGTGATACTGCTGGATGTGCTTCCCGTAGCAGAACTCATACGTCCACCAGTCCTTGGTCtggaaaagatggggaaaaacaCGGGATCAGGATGGATGCCACGGGGTGACCCGCCCCGCTGCCGCTTCCCACcctgtgcttccccccccccccgaccttgACGAGGCACGGGGCGGCTCCCATGGGGCGCAGGAGCTCTGCGACGCCGGAGCCGTTGTAGAGCTGCGCTTCCTCCTCGGGGTTGGGCTGGCGCCGGACAGCTGCAGGTGGGAGCCGACACTCATAGCGCTGCTTGAACTTCGAAGCCACCGTCACCACATCCTCTGCCTGGcgctggaggggaggggggacatGGCAGAGACTCGGGGTTGTAGGGGGGATGCACCTGTCAGGGTCCCTGGGGACCAgccaagggacccaggtgtctggccGGACAATGTGAGCCGTGTCTCAGGATGCGGCCCATTGCCACTTCCCCCACCCTGGGGAAATCAACGCAAACCGCAGTCGTCCCCCTCActtcatgcctcagtttcctcttttccctccacTATAGCTGAGCTCAGCCCAAGAAAAGGCTGTGAGATGGGCAGAAGGCGAGGGGACAGACCTGTCActgctgcccccccacccccagctggggggaggcaggggtgtGCTCCAGGCTGGTGTGTGTTTTGTCCCCCCTGCTTCTGCCTCACTCGCAGGGCTTGCTCGGTGGTGGCTCCCGCCCAACAGCTCAAAGTCACCGGGCACGGGACGGTGGCAGGCGACacgcagcagcagctgcctgtgggcaggcacccccccccccccccccccaacttccccaGCCCAACCCATCCCACTGCCAAATCTAGGGAGCCAAGGTCCAGTCCCCACCCGTTGTCACCCAAGGAAAGAACTCTGCCCCGCGAGGAGTGCCGGCCAGCAG from Accipiter gentilis unplaced genomic scaffold, bAccGen1.1, whole genome shotgun sequence harbors:
- the OS9 gene encoding LOW QUALITY PROTEIN: protein OS-9 (The sequence of the model RefSeq protein was modified relative to this genomic sequence to represent the inferred CDS: inserted 2 bases in 1 codon), with amino-acid sequence MAARRGPGPGPALLLVLAVLGPGRPLRGVRAALNLQELSELKYGLEILAEPVLAGQRQAEDVVTVASKFKQRYECRLPPAAVRRQPNPEEEAQLYNGSGVAELLRPMGAAPCLVKTKDWWTYEFCYGKHIQQYHMEESEIKGDILFLGYYQSAFDWDDETAKASKQHRLKRYHSQSYVNGSRCDLTGRAREAEVRFLCEEGAGDYIARVDEPQSCSYVLTVHTTRICHHPFLRPPAGAAPQPILCQPALSPAQYVEYVRAQVSDTKRKVEEISEELKTLDTRLWSERDTETPAQSPEGVPAAHGDAVPGDEPDPAKEAAFWERVREVTEKAGGQQDSTRAEDPSPKATGGQTADTRKKIHFKVIRSPGDLLQFIEELKESTKKAKEKVSEEEEEAATVVKAPPDPPVSEEPPAGERERLEEEEEDEEEDGDLLGGFEKELEAVLLPREQMAQLKEEVKTEMEKEFDSIINEVEDELETEGLKGEFDRNQASKSLASTLNRLMDKLDGGGPSPGGEKEEEEGTEKKVSPSPPTDGRVRVRVSRIGPGSTHQRDPPRREMARDNPQLHHIESEVRELLAKEGLRAEGKIEIKIVTTXGGADEDDAHWLSEEDTKNLKEIFFNILIQGTEEAQKERRRQQALEDNYRFVWGGRDEPQPPGDSEDPDF